ATAGaagcatttgtttatatttatcttGCCTCAGTTGTCATGTAACTGTTTGCCATTACTGACGATTTGAGAAAAGAAACTTTGAGATTGAGatttttactgttttctttttattattttgatggaAACTAATGCCATGGTACACTTTCGAAAAGGTGACGCCAGCCACATCCTTTGGTGGTTGACCTAAAaaccacaaacacatttttttctcgACACCactaaattttaataaaaagtaaccACAAGTGgtgcacaaaacacaaaataatgccTCAATACTGTTATGTTGCAGGGTATCAACTTCCCACTGAACTCATGAACAGTACATAGCAAATTCAATGGAAAATCACTCGCTAAACACAAGCAATTACTGATAACCGAGTCAGGAAACAGAACCCCTTAAAACAGAGGTTAAATGGTACAGATAAACTCATTTATTACAACTAAATCaacccatttttttttcatgttgtaaCGAGGCATTTGTTTTGAAGGCCCACATAAAATCATATGGGACACAAAGTAATTTAAGTCACATATTAACCACGCAATAGATAAACTACAGTATATGATGATAGCCACTACTTCAATCATACTGTAGTGTTTTTACATGAAATTACACCGATCATTTGCATAAAATTCCCTTATGTGCATTTTTCTTAATAATTAAGCTGAAATTCTGATAATTAATGGGAGTTGATTCGGATCTTTCAGTTACTTAAACAACCAAAAAGCAGTAATTCTACAAGTGTAAATTCCACAGCAAATTTGACTATCTCATCTCTGCTTCTTGCCTTTTCAGATTTGATTCATTTAGGCAGAACTGTGCAACAAACACCACACTAACTGTATCCGAGACCACCTACAATTTCTCTGTCAACATGCCATTCAAACATGACAATATGTGTGAAGCAGAGGTAAAGAACATTTCTCATCCTTAGCGATGAAACAAAAGCAGCAATCAAGATGTCCGTATGCTTCCTTAGATCATGTTGATTTCATGAAGTTAATCACctcaaaacaaaaattatttaaaaatagttttacaagtttctaaattgttttttttttgttttttttttttgttttttgcaatgctgcaGTAATTTGATGGTCCTTTGCAGGAAGAAGAAGGGGATTCTGTGACCTGTGAGCCTCATAGGCCTTCACCCCTTTACACTTTGCTGCTCCATAGGGTTGTTGGAAACAGTATGTAGGAAACTGACCATAACAAGTAGTAAACACAtgctggagggaaggaggagcaaAACACCATGACAACTCctaaaaaaagagaggaaaaaaggtTAATGTAGTTATTCAGTAAATATGGGTAATCATTTCAATTTACATGCTAATTTCcctatttttttgcaattaactCTCAATTCATCTATAATAGATCTATAATCTAATAAAGCATGAATACTTAACACTACTaaaatttttcatactgtactttATAGTGTTGTGCATGAAATCACattcagaattttaaaagactgaattttttttttagtgttatgtttattcatttattagacAAAATAGTGTCGGGGccttattttaacaatctaagcaCATTGTCTAAAGCGCATGGCGCAAGTGCACTCAGGGCGTCAtcaaaatccacttttgctagtttaacaaTGGGAAAATGGTCAGCACACaccagggccgcgggaagtaatttagaacagggggtgctgtgaatttttttttttttttttttttttttttttttaaacctatgagcctataggcctatttaaaatacattttaaaaataaatacattgagatttactactttattgtcatatacacttcagtgcacagggtctgaaacacacagacatcagttctcagatatgcgcaatgccttattaatctgaagcagaatcagaaataatagtttaataatcgaaagaaaacgaaataattactttcattacaatttcagatagcctatacatacatgcaacttatttagatacaacaaatattacaacaaaacattatattaatcaaacttcacaataacgctaaaacaatgcaatcgatttggtcagctggcttgagtcactgcacgtttatgtcacacgcaactctattaacaaaatctttttacgcacaccacaaggaaataatctctgactatttaagcaatttgtttattgaacagttctccacatccattacgcaaaaaacacacgcacagtataaagctttctgtctccatctcaaacctacacaaaccacaaggaaataatctccaaTTTAAACGTtacagttctccacaaccattacgcaaagaacacacgaacgaaataatactctccatccccaccaccttccaaaaatactatagtatactacttacaattgcttggctagtcaaagctgatcccacacttgttgccaaaaaaataaatgttacaagcgcggcagcacaatgctcgtacctgagctacatgcaggcgggatgccctggttacaggtgtacaaatgtcgaggtgcgctgtattatataaagatgaatgtattctgcatggaaagagcgggaaacctcgttactcggcgaccaaacctgcctgcctgacgttgacaacgtaacttccgaacctgtgttgattaggcctcaaaatatgaaattaaaatccaaaatatacgtaatagACTGCGTgtgtcaaaattattttcaaaaatattcataaggaatttataaattttgcaaaatattttaataggcctacatttttttttatctccctctcgtccctagggggtgctgcagcacccccagcacccccacttcccgcggccatggcACACACTGACCATGGTCTAAATGAGTTTTTTGGGTGTAACGTGAATCTCAGAGTCGTGTTTGCACCATGGcaggtttttttaatgtttgtgtgtgtgtatgtaataagcaaagtgtacGTGTGTTGTATACCCGGGTATAGGCGTATATTACTAATGTGCTctttaaattataatgaaaaaatattgcGCAAGACGTTAGACCAGGTTTGAATTGGTCTAttgcgcagtctattttcaggaACTGAAAATAGCAACTTGTCAACAATGGGCCTGAACGCATCTCTTTTTTAGACTAGCATGCCCATGGGTGCATAAATgggcaaaaatgcatttgctatttaaacaacgtgGCGCAAGAAAATGAGAACTGTGTCGGGCTGAAACTATAACTAATAACCGcctgggtgtatgatagggccaaTGAACTTCCATATCTGCTTTGTACTGGTTACTGACTGTACCTCCAATGTAGACCCCCTTCTTCCAGGCCTGAGACTCCAGTACTCTGTCATGAGGGTAGAAGTTCTGACTGACCATGAAGAGAATCATGGCCAATGCTAGGATTCTCAGTACTGTCATATTTCCTCCAGTAAGCAGAGAAACACACACCAGGATGGCAGAGGAGTAGATGCATGGTAGGCCACGATACATGAATGGGACTCCTGCAGAAATTTTTTACACACAGTTACAAACAGCTGTgctactctatatatatatatatatatatatatatatacgtacacacacacacacacacacacacacacacagatatttgtATATACTGTGCCAGCgaaaatttcaattttatttgtataaatatatttatgtgtgtgtctgtgtgtattgaaAACAAGTATGGTTCAAGTTCCTCACCACTAGAGAAGAAGCAGAGACGAGTAAAAACAGACAGCACATACAACATGCACATGATGTTATCCAAAAGACTGGGTGTCCTTAATATAAGAGATGTTGCTATTCCAAATGTTGTAAAATCAGCAAAATCATCCAACTTTGCACCTGCagtacaataaaaacaacaacaaaaaaaacacatttttgataCTGACACTAGGATTGCCAACTTTACAAAAGGGAAAACACAGGACAATCATGGTTTTTCATAGAAAATTAAGTGACTATGTTTTCCTCTATTTAACATTACAATAGTTAAAAGACGACTTCCCTTATTGATCATGTCTTCCCTCAggtagattattattttattgcgcAGCTGGATGTTGGAGtcatggaaaaaataataacGTTGTTTGCATTCGCCAAAACAGATTTGTGAAAATCAAAAAACTATGATGGTGATGGTTACTGGCATCAACGTGAGTCCCGCTCATTGTGAAGCGGGAACGACCAGCTGGCAGAGAATTCCACTTTGTCTTTAGCTTTCCTCGATCAGTTACAGTATGTTCACAATTTGTGATTTTACTTAACGCATACTGATCATGTGTATGAGGGGCCTGTGACTGGATGATGACAGGTGTCAGTGATAATTCTCCTCCTTGCATGTGCAGTCTATGGATATTGGATAAGGATTCACATCCTATTTGTATAGCATGTTTTAAGCATGCCCAAGCTGCCATATCTAACTAAGAAGGCTGATATTTGTGTTTCACCACTCAGGGTGGTGAAAATGCACAGTGCCCTCTGTTCTTTTGCCCTAGTGGGAGAAGATGCACCATTGGGTGTGGAGGGCCTAAACTACAGAAAGTGCTGGAATTCACTGATTCTGATTGCTCCATTTTGGCCATAGAAATTATGCATAGCAGAAATAATTCCACTTCTTTACAACTAACCCTGGCCTCTCATGTCACACAGAGACCTTCTTTCTCAGGTGAAGAGATATTTCATAACACACGCCACAAGACAGCTCTGTGTGCTTGGCCCATGAGAGGATGAACTCAAATGCCACTGGGTTACCCTCTAACGTGATTGACACACACACTCTGCATGGTCATAAATGGAGAGTGTTTGAATGATGGTGTGCAAAGAGACGTATTATTTCATTCTTATGCTTATggctttttttttggttattaaaTTAAACTGCTTGCATTTAGATCCTTGCCTCACCTCATCCCTGCACGACCATCACAAGCTAACCCAAAACCGAAAAATCTTTGATTtaccaaaaacaaaagaaaacattttaaagaatgtgggcaaccaaacagtttttttttttttttttttataatgggaAAGTCAACGTGTCCcatctgtttggttacccacattccgcaaaatatcttttttttgcctcatacaggtttagaacttgaataatttaaatctttcATGATTGGGTGACATCATGCTGACTTATCAGTTTTTAGATGACTTCCTAGCAAGTAACTTAAGAAGTGATGACTGACAGAAAGGAGTCACACGCTGCTGACAGTTACTTTGTGATGCTAATTGCTAATCAACCATTTATCCCATCATTATTAACATACTGAACTAGACCAATTTAAAGCTTTAAGCCATTAATACAGTCTGTAAAGAGAAACAGAAGAAATCTTCATGCCAGTCCAAAATAGCTTCTTATCATAATCTACAAACAACATTCAGGAGTTGCTGTGTCATTAGTGTGGTTGAAGTGTTTTCATCAGGTTGGGACGGTGGGACGTTTTCATCAGGACATGGTCCAAACAAACAGGCTGGAATTTCAATCCTGTGGTCAACAATTTGAGCAATGTCAGACATGCTGGGGGTCAAACTCATCGAGATTAAACAGACAATCAGAACATGATCCCCTGAATTAGGCTGCTTCATCACAAACAAACTGTTCAATTGACAAAAAAGGAAGGGGACTGGAAGCAAAACAACACCCATCAGTGAGATCAGATGCAGAACAAAGGGCAACAGTATGCAGCTCTAGAGTACAAGTGACCTGGCATTGTGAGGGCATGGCGAAGCTATTTCAGGCAGCTGAGTGGACGTGACCACCTGCACACAAGCCACTTGACTTTTACTACAGAGCTGGCAAGGTTGTGAGGTTTGGAAGAGAAAGCctgcttgttttgtttatttttattttactgtattttttttactcaaaattaataaataaatatatattaactaatataattttagatgttgcactaatataaataaatcagcatttatttataatttttttattctatagcAGTGggctaaacattttcttttacaaataattGATCAAAGCAAAGTCTTCACCTCAACTTTGCACTTgcgcactttttattttttacttttattgttattgtattgcATTGTGAATCTGTTGTAATCATTATTCTACATTTCTGTTACTTAAACTTCTGTCTTGCTTGcccctttattatttatttctgttggtATTCTTGTACTGCTGTAGATCGTCTTAGCTTTATAGACATGGATTTTAAattgtttgttctgtttttttgtaCTTGTTTGCACACATTTTTCATAGTCCTGTGATTCTGTGTAATATTATCGGTCCTTATCCCGTTATTATTTGAGTCTTACTTCATTTTaattctttgtattttttattagaatttttttgtcgtttatttaaactgatttaaTCTGTGTTTGTCTTTTAGTCTGGAGTTGTAAAGCACTGTGGCCCTGGAGAAATGCACTGCATGGTGATCAACAATCAACAACATTTCAATTCTAATTCCAAACTGCTTTTCACAACAATTTGCcaattgttttatgtttatatttggaTTATTAATCCAATAAATTAAGCAAGGGTGTTGAAATCGATTCCTGGAGGGCAACAGCCCTGCATAGTTTAGATTCAATACTAATTAAATagacctgatccaactaatcaagtccttcaggcttctttcaaaactacatgatatgtgggttggaactaaactctgcagggctccggccctccaggaatagAATATGACACCCCTGATATAAAGGATAACGGATCATTTATTCCTtcccttcatttttattttaagtggtaCTCTGTAAGGGGACTGTGGATGAAAGCATCTAAAGATATCTACAGCAACAAGACTCAACCCTGGCCCCACTCATTTGTATTGAAAGGCACTCAAAAGTACTCACCCAGTGCAGAACACGCATTTAGTCGCCTAGCAACCGCTCCATCTGCCAAATCCAGCAGGTAACCGATCAGAACCAGCCAGCACGCAGCATGATGATGGCTGCGAGTAACAATGGTGGCAGGGACATAAAGTACAagacagaagtaaaaaaaaaaaaacttcactttGAAATTCCTTTTTTCTACTgtataacacaacatttacttcatgaatttttatttttgtaggtGTATGGTTTTCTCTGTGCAGTACAAATCAAAAGCATGAATGCATACCCATTGAGACTGCAGAGGATTGAGGCCATGCCCATGACCATGTTGGCAACAGAAAGAGCATTGGCCGCATTTTTACGGGCAAACTCCTTTAGATGCACCCAGTTAGCCTGTTCGTTTAGGAGCAGTTTGTTAGCGTCCTGGAAAAAGGCTACCAAAAAGAAACATGAGCAATTACACAACAGTTCCATTTGGCAGTGCATGGTTTGGAGAGTTCTcagttacataaaaatgtattaaaggagTGTCTGGACTCCACCAAAGTCAGCTAGTTAAACGTTAAAATATCTGTTAATTAACTTTAAAGTGCAAATTCCTCCATAGTCTAAACATGTGATGTTTGTAATTATTCACTAAATTTCTCTAAAACatagtaatttaaatatatgaaataaatgacCCCCAATGATTCTCTCACTTATTTCAGAAAGTGTTGAAAGCcatgtcgaaaaaaaaaaaacgaaaaaaaaaacctctgcacaaaaacattacattatgttaataataaaactatacaGAATTAATTTATGTAAAACTATGTCAAGAAAAGATGAGATTTTCTTTAAGCATGATATGcccttaaatataaaaaatattcaacttaattaaaagttaaaataattttacaaagtgTAATTTTGCggggaaaaaagtaaaaattaagaaTCATTGTagcaattaaaaacatttaaaaaagggtAATCAAATTTTTACAAAAGACATGCTGAGgaggtaattaaaaaaatatacacttaCCACCAGAATGCAACTCTTGCTCACTTATTAGATATGATCAAAACAATGTGATTACAAATGTCTGCTCATCCCTCTGTACACCAAAAGCACAAGGCACTATTACCACATCAAATGACACATTTTCATTagaaattataaatatgtttGGTGAGAGAACATTACTAAATTCATTACTCATTTACAATTAAAACATCACATTGATCTAAAGTCATCAGCCCTCTAATCGGACAAACTAAAGCTCACATGTTCACATGGCAGACATTTGTAGCTCAAGGCCAATATTTAAGAAAGACAGATTTCATTCAGTCAAACATTTGATTGAGGAGTTATTAAAAATGGTGGACATCACCATCTACAATGAGATGTCTGTCTTTGTACAAGAAGTTACACTTACTCACACCCGTGACAACTGGCAATCATACGGTGAACTGCAGATTCATATCCTGAAGGAGCATTCTCATAAATCATTCCCTAATCAACCATTTAAATCTCCAGTTTTTACTGTATCCAAGCACTGATACAGTAATTTGTTCCAAAAGAGCTACTGAGAATGCTATACTATACAGATGATAGCAAAATGTGTGCATTGAGATTCACATTGTgctatgaaattaaaatattttcaacagtTAATACACTCAAAACAGATAAATAAGCAAGAAAGACTTGCTAAAATTCAAGTGCTTTTCCTTATGTGTGGTCAAGACTGTTTTGCCACTGGAACGCTGCAGTGATTTTCAATGAAGTCACACAAAGAAGTCTTTGTGTTGGAGCAAATCAGTGGGCATAAAATCGAAATGAACATCTCAAGTGGTTGAATGTGTGTTTTGCTAGAGAAATTCACATAATCATAGGTCACATTTGATTCACTATGCAATaggtcttcaaaatatctttattggGATGTTAGTAGAGAATCAAATCCCCCATTGGCAGATACACTTTATGGACAAAAGTTTTGAGACACCCAacctaaatacataaatacaaacatcCAAATAAATAGACATTGATATGGAGTTGGTCTCCCCTTTGCAGCTATAATGGCTTTCACTCTTCTGGGAAGGCTTTCCATAAGATTTTTGAGTGTTTCTGTGGGAATTCTTGCCCATTCATCCAGTAGAGCATTTGTGAGGTCAGACACTGATGTTGGCCGAAAAGACTTAGCTCACAATCTTCATTCCAGTACATCCTAAAGTTGTTTAATGGGGCTGAGGTCAGTGCTCAGTGCAGGCCAGTCAACTTCTTCTgcaccaaactcattttatcatCTCTTTATGGGCTTTGTGCACTGGTGTACAGTCATGCTGGAATAGAAAAggtctaaaaaacatttttggtaaaAACATTCTCCTGGCATCCTCATCACTCAATGACCCTGGCCTGTTCCGTGACTTCAATTCTGCTTCATGGCTGAGTTTCTGCTGTTCCTAAATGCTTACACTTTCCAACAATACCACTTACAGCTGATTGTGGGACATCTAGTATGGATGAAATTTCATGAACTGACTGGTTGCAAAAGTGGCATAATATCATGGAATTCACTGAGCTCTTCAGAATGAGCCAAAGGTTTCTAAATACAGACAGCATGGCTAAGTGCTTGATTTGAATTCATTAATTAAGAGGTGGATCCCAattttttgtccatatagtgtattataacaaaaaacacaaataccTATGCATGACAATCCCTGCATTTTTCTTTGGCATGTGCTGATTTTCTAGGTAAGAGAAGCATGCAAGAACACATGCACATGTGTCATTAAGTGTAAAACTTTTAAGTtcagtaatacaaaaaaaaatacaaaaaaatacaaaaaactaaaaaacatcaaaaaggtttaaaggtgaagtgtgtaatttgtgTCATTGGTGATCGAACACTCCCCCTTTTGCCACTGGTCAGCAAAATAGCTAGCTCTGCCCCAAACCCACACCATTCATTGAGCCAATGTTGCTATGCCAGACTGCTCAAACCAACAGAGCAATGTTGTGATAGTGCCATAAAACCAGAGTGTTTACACTTTTAGGGGGACTCAACCAGTGAATAGTTTACTTCTAActgtctctgcatattaaactgGGAGTATTCTTAAGTCTAAAAAAGTACACACTCCACCTTTAAGGAAGGGTTCCTACTATTGTGTTTTGTAACCTGAACTTGATGTGATTCCAAAGCCAGTTGATTTCAAGCGACTCTTCATCTGAAAGAAAACAGTCAATGAGACACAGCACATGCCAACATACAGAATTTACCATAGAGCTTAATGTTCTTTGTACTTTGAGGCAATTAGATctctcattttaaatgtttcttataaAGTCTATAAGGTTTATTACAGCATATCTGATTTTTTTGTTGAGAATAATACTCTTAAATCAATaaaactgcttgaagcaagcagCCATATATGGATTATATTGGTAGTGAAAGCACACACTACCACTGAAATGTCTgggattagtaaaaaaaaaaaaaatattatccagCAGGGATTCAATGACTACTGCAAATTCAGTTTTaccatcttaaaatatattaaaagagatgttaactcacaattttactgtttactTTACCTTGTTGGCCATAAGAAACTTACCGACCCAAACCTTTAAACAGTAGTGAATAGACCTATTATAATTTtaagaaagctgaataaataagctttctatttatgtatggtttattgggatcggacaatatttggcagagatataactatttgaaaatctggaatctgagggtgaaaaaaaatcaaaatactgagaaaatcacctttaaagttgttcatatTAATTActagcgatgcatattactaatcaaaatttaagttttgatatttccggtaggaaatttacataatatcttcatggaacatgatctttacttaatatcctaatgatttttggcataaaagaaaaaaatcagaattacTAGGTATGTATTGTGTTTGCTTGGGCCACTgtcaaattgtttaaaaaacCATCAATCATTATCAATATATGGAGCTTTCTGTTTACTAACCCTTAAGCCAAGATCACACTACAagattttaaacatgatttaagCCCAATTTCCAAGTCTTCTTGTTTCGCATCATTCCAGTTCAACTTCTCATATGTGTTTACATGACAAAACGTGGTTTGGAGACCGCATAGAGTCATTTGTTAACAGAGTTGTTTTCAGCTCTTGTAGTGTGTGACCCCTGTTGCGGATCATTTAACACTACAATGACTTCAAGAAAGACAGCAAGTCATGTTGTCTGAACAACACAGTGATCTGCCGACATTTAAAGTTGTGTAGTGTGAACTTGGCTTTAGAAAACAATAGATAGATCGTAGTAAACCTCAAACAAAATTTTTCCTAGAGAACAGAGCTGGGCCATTGATCATTAACGTTAATTATTATGATATAATTTTCCTCGATAAAATGATCAAGAGTTTGATAAATGTTTGATTTAATGTTTATGCACAAAAAGCTGAACAAAAAGCATGACTAATTTGAAGCGCGGCACACACAGAGCATTTATAGACTTGGCTCAAAGTTCAAATGGCAGAACAGCATGAGCCCACTAGAGTTGTGTTTACTTGCTgataagtagggatgcaccgaatattCGGCTACCGAAATAATATAAGTGAAAAGGCTGAATAATATGTATCTAACAATGACTAACGTGATCAAATAGAGGCAAGCACTAATGCAGCAAACATGTCGGCAGAGTGAACGTATTTAAGACCATCAGAGAAAGACGCAAAGTATCCTTACAAGCGAGAAGCATCGACAGCGAAAGACTGTTTTGTGCTGCATCACATCTCCGATGAGAAGAAGAGGTGGCTAATGCGTGTTGTTAGGTTACTGTATGATAATTGAAATCACGAAATTACCTCAAATGATTAGTAAATAAACAgcagaatgtaatgttttctaatGCAAACACAAAATGCATGTATTCTGACAGCGTTGCACAAGCTTGCGGTGCTAGGGTTTAAAGTCCAAAGCCCGAGGAAAGTCTGTGCTGAACTTATTACTCGCAAGTTattctgtaactttttttatgatttttttaaaggcGCTTGTGACAATGTGATACATGCGACAAACATCTTCCCAAATTCGTATTGAGAATAATTTATAAATCTGCATGctgttataaataatttataaatctgtACTGAGATCTTCCTGTgggtttctgccaaaataaaagcagagAAAAGGCAACAAATCCATCGGCATTCATAAATAACTATGATAATAATTACCCTACAACagctttataaatacatttatcctAACATTCCCACATACTGTAGTGTTCAAATTGGGATCTGTAATGtattctaatgttttaaaagaatcctcttctgctcagcaagctccctttatttgtacagtaaaaaaaactacatgcCAGTCTCAAAACTTATTAACTTAAACTTatacattttaagttaaattgtgctttgttggtataatgtctgctagaatgtaaaaaaaactatttagtgttttttaaatggttgttttgtaattgattttttattagaaaaagcAGGGCAAAacagtaaaaagcacattttgcCAATTTAActaatgcaataataaaaaaaggcaaaataggCCTACATAGGGTGAAAATGTGAAAAACCGTGATCGGTATTCTGTATTCAGTCTTCAAcccaatgtttaattttttttcggcttcggccaagaattttcatttcggtgcatccctactgatGCTCAGTCAGGCGACACTAAACAGCACTGTGAGATCCAGTGTGAAGCGCTTGACTTCAGCCAAGAATATAAATGAGTGATTTAAACTAGCTTATAGTGAGATGAAACAATGCTGACAAACAGCAAAAACACTGTGTTTTTCAGAAATTTTGATCTAAATGTATGCTACTATGAAAGCCCAGTGGTTAATTTGAATGAAACTCAAACGGTGAGAATTAGGGGTGTGCAGTggagccagtatttgtatctgtatctttaacaatcacaaaattatttatatctgTGGCCCTGTCCAAAATGGCATCCTAAACACTCACTTCCTCTGAGCCCACATTTTCAGATTTTAGTAATTTCCATGAAATGCATGGAAAAAGGCAACTGCAACACTGGTATTTTATTTGTGCTTATTTAATTCATAGAGTTAACACTTATTTACTTCAGACACTCATTAGTGCATTGTAATATTagaattttatgtaaaataacaaACTTCCCTTGGCTCACCGATTCCTGCGTAGTTTGGAAAAGTAAGGAATTTCATTTAAATGGGAAAAAGAGTTCAGAGTAtggaaaaatatttgtgtttcaaCATTTTGCCCT
This Carassius gibelio isolate Cgi1373 ecotype wild population from Czech Republic chromosome A23, carGib1.2-hapl.c, whole genome shotgun sequence DNA region includes the following protein-coding sequences:
- the LOC127944232 gene encoding transmembrane protein 269 isoform X1, which gives rise to MCCVSLTVFFQMKSRLKSTGFGITSSSAFFQDANKLLLNEQANWVHLKEFARKNAANALSVANMVMGMASILCSLNGHHHAACWLVLIGYLLDLADGAVARRLNACSALGAKLDDFADFTTFGIATSLILRTPSLLDNIMCMLYVLSVFTRLCFFSSGVPFMYRGLPCIYSSAILVCVSLLTGGNMTVLRILALAMILFMVSQNFYPHDRVLESQAWKKGVYIGGVVMVFCSSFPPACVYYLLWSVSYILFPTTLWSSKV
- the LOC127944232 gene encoding transmembrane protein 269 isoform X2, which codes for MHCQMELLCNCSCFFLVAFFQDANKLLLNEQANWVHLKEFARKNAANALSVANMVMGMASILCSLNGHHHAACWLVLIGYLLDLADGAVARRLNACSALGAKLDDFADFTTFGIATSLILRTPSLLDNIMCMLYVLSVFTRLCFFSSGVPFMYRGLPCIYSSAILVCVSLLTGGNMTVLRILALAMILFMVSQNFYPHDRVLESQAWKKGVYIGGVVMVFCSSFPPACVYYLLWSVSYILFPTTLWSSKV
- the LOC127944232 gene encoding transmembrane protein 269 isoform X4, producing MMLLTPTSAFFQDANKLLLNEQANWVHLKEFARKNAANALSVANMVMGMASILCSLNGHHHAACWLVLIGYLLDLADGAVARRLNACSALGAKLDDFADFTTFGIATSLILRTPSLLDNIMCMLYVLSVFTRLCFFSSGVPFMYRGLPCIYSSAILVCVSLLTGGNMTVLRILALAMILFMVSQNFYPHDRVLESQAWKKGVYIGGVVMVFCSSFPPACVYYLLWSVSYILFPTTLWSSKV
- the LOC127944232 gene encoding transmembrane protein 269 isoform X3, whose product is MKSRLKSTGFGITSSSAFFQDANKLLLNEQANWVHLKEFARKNAANALSVANMVMGMASILCSLNGHHHAACWLVLIGYLLDLADGAVARRLNACSALGAKLDDFADFTTFGIATSLILRTPSLLDNIMCMLYVLSVFTRLCFFSSGVPFMYRGLPCIYSSAILVCVSLLTGGNMTVLRILALAMILFMVSQNFYPHDRVLESQAWKKGVYIGGVVMVFCSSFPPACVYYLLWSVSYILFPTTLWSSKV